The stretch of DNA TCATCCATGAACCTGATCTCGTTTGCCGGATAGTTACAAGGAACCCTCTGCGTCGAGTGATGATGAGCCCACGGGGTACCATTGGTATTGTTGTTACCGGTGGCAGCATGGTAATTATTGTAGCCGGAGTTGTGATGCCCGTACTGATCGTTTTGAACCGGTGCAGCTCCGACGACGGTGTTTCCCGAAGCCGCCGtggttcttctttcttccttcttgaAACGAATGCCGCATGCGTTGCATAGGGACTACAAATTCCAAAACCATTCATATCATTTAACCATcaatatctctatatatttaaTGTTGTTTCAATAAATAGAGCAATagagaaattcaaaaaaaaaaagggtgatGAACGTAATTAGTGTCTCGTTTCGCAAATATTTGTTGATTATTTATAAGAAGTCGCATACTTCAAAAGAACTATATTCAAATAATTACAAACCATCAAAATCGTTCTTTAATGTTTCTTTCAATAAATTAAGCTATGGAGAAAGGGATTTATTGGTTCTAGTGAAAAAACAGATAGgcaaatattcaaaacaaaaaggatgAACTGTCACTCTTTTTGTTCTAAATCTTCCTTCTAATTGTTTATGTAAAAGacacattcaaaaaaaaaaaatagaataataataatttagtcACCTTAGGGCCTCTAGGACCATTCCTCCATAGAGGAGTAGAAGTGGTGTCGCAGTTGGCACAGCGTCTGGAGAGAAGAGAatcaccgccaccaccaccaccggaaCAACCGCGGGTTGGCTTGTTAGTGGAGAAAGGAGGAACGTTACTGAACGGCGTCGTTTTTGAGTTGTTGTTTTTGGTGTGAAGCAAGTCCCAGAAGTTGGAGATGCAAGAAGAAGCACCAGAGGAAGTAGAGCGTCTACGTTTCTCGTCCTCCTCACAAAGCCGCGTAGAAGGAGTTCCAAGTGAGAGAGTGCAGTCAACAGCGGAGGAAGAGTGATGATAGTCCTCGCCGGTCTGTTCGAAAACGCCGCCGTTTGGCATGGAGAAGACCATCGAGTAAGAACCGGCGTTGgaggagttgttgttgttgtagcaGCAGCTTTGGCTGTGGTGGTGGAACATTCCACAAGAATGACAATACTGACCCTGCGTTGAAGTAGTGTACGGAGTCTGCATCATCGCTCTCActcacttctctctttctctttctttggaAACCCTAAGTGTGAAAATTTAAGAGAAGCTAAAGAAAATAATGGGAGGAGATAAATTAAGTTTGCAGGTTTCACGTTGGAGTGAAGTGAATGAAGAATGGAGAAGGGGTCTCACACCTATATATAGAATGAGACATGTATATGTGCTTTATATGCAGGTTTATATTAAAAcgaatatttaaaatcaatagaATATGTGGGGACGCAGCTTTTTACGAAGTATCATTTACTCAAATGGggtttgcttgttttttttatgtttttttttttaattataaaatacgATGAAACGATGATATCAAGTTTCTTCAGACACACACAGCCAAGTATATTTTAATCatggtttatatttttctacTAAGATAACACATGCttggtctatatatataatctatgtGATTGTGTTGTGTGAATAATTAACTCAATTCGAATAGACCTATAACTAATAACCTATTTCAAGTTCGTTACGGAGTTGATTAGCCTTAAGACTAAGGATGTATGATATGATATGGAAATGGCGTAAACTGTAAAAATTATCAATATTAAATCAAAGAAACTGGAAAATGTATAAGTAACAAAAATGTCGAAACCATGTAGAAAGTAACTGATCTTGGTTAGAAAGGTGAAGGGTATGAGCTAGTCGAAGGACAGCAAACTTCAAAATGTGAATGCCAGTCTAAAGATGAACATATTCGGTAACATatgctaaaagcctaaaaccaAATCATTTCTTTGCGTGCTTCTGAGTATTATAGATTTGAAGTTTGGTGTAAGTAGATATGGTAAATCTTATCGCGATGGTGAGAAAACGTACGACTTTTGGACCATCAAAGTTACAACTCTTGTTAATtcgttatttcttttttaagcAATTATTATGTCACTCACACACGAATGTTTTACTACATGTATCATGTATGATACTAGTATATGAAGGATTTGAAAATTATCGATATTTTTTTGGAGGATATTTATAACGTTGAAGAAGGAGAGAGTGTGATGTGATGTTGATGGTCATTGAAGAAGGGTGGTCAAAATTTAGCCCACGTGACAAGGgggagagaagaggaagaaagagtaCAGTCATCACTGCAAAAATCTCCGATCACGAGgctcaaattattatttttttttcttttttttgttctctccatCAAATTTATAATGCTATAAACCTCTGTCTCTTTACGTATCTCTCTGCCCTAACCCTGAATCTCACGCGCTCCTGCACTGTCGCGCGTGGTCTCGTCCTTTACTACTCCACATCGCAATCACACGTTCGATATCTGCTCAGCCTCATGTGGTTAATGATGATCCATGATGATGTAAGTAAAAATAACTTAGATTTGGTTATTAGATTTCTTCAAAACTTGCAGCTATAGCTAGAGTCTACCCCTACTCTTGTCGTCAACGAATACTAGTCTTCGTCTCTATATagtgttattttatttctatggattttgtatGTTAAATGCTTTACCTACTAGTATTACTTAAACCCTTccttttattgaaaatatatggaCTCTCCGCTCTCGATTGGTAGAAGAAGAGCTTCAGCTAGATAAATCGGATGACCACaagtataattttataattaccgggacacaaatttaaatcttttatagaaaacaattaaaataaaaactgttgattttttttcttctttttcttgtacgTTTTCTGAAACGATTTTAACCAAAGATTTAGGGGAGCTGAAATAAAGCCTTGCAATTcaaatgtaaatgaaaaaactaaagacaaaaacaaaattttcataaaacaaaaaatggataATCCGATCAAGATGATGGCATGTGTATCGAGATGAATGAATCGCTTATCACACAGTTCAGGTACTGATAACTGACAATTCATTGTAGATGATGTTGATTATGGTATGTTCTTCTGTATTATTTTCTTACCCTGTTTTAcacttgatttttatttaaaattgggCATGTGATCAAGATGATTTACTCGCCTTTTAATGTTTATATCGCTTATTTcgacaaacaagaaacaacgtACCCATGATTatcttaaaacataaaagagtTACTATATCAACTGAATATAAAACAATGTTAGTGACAACTTGTAAGCTTACGTGactatcatcttcttttttttgattcGTCCCCTTACATAAGCAACAATCTACAATGAAAATATCAACGCGATTTATCTATGAGCGAGTCAACCNACCTACTAGTATTACTTAAACCCTTccttttattgaaaatatatggaCTCTCCGCTCTCGATTGGTAGAAGAAGAGCTTCAGCTAGATAAATCGGATGACCACaagtataattttataattaccgggacacaaatttaaatcttttatagaaaacaattaaaataaaaactgttgattttttttcttctttttcttgtacgTTTTCTGAAACGATTTTAACCAAAGATTTAGGGGAGCTGAAATAAAGCCTTGCAATTcaaatgtaaatgaaaaaactaaagacaaaaacaaaattttcataaaacaaaaaatggataATCCGATCAAGATGATGGCATGTGTATCGAGATGAATGAATCGCTTATCACACAGTTCAGGTACTGATAACTGACAATTCATTGTAGATGATGTTGATTATGGTATGTTCTTCTGTATTATTTTCTTACCCTGTTTTAcacttgatttttatttaaaattgggCATGTGATCAAGATGATTTACTCGCCTTTTAATGTTTATATCGCTTATTTcgacaaacaagaaacaacgtACCCATGATTatcttaaaacataaaagagtTACTATATCAACTGAATATAAAACAATGTTAGTGACAACTTGTAAGCTTACGTGactatcatcttcttttttttgattcGTCCCCTTACATAAGCAACAATCTACAATGAAAATATCAACGCGATTTATCTATGAGCGAGTCAACCTTATATATGTTTCATTAACGCATACGTACGGTTTTCCTATCACTATCTTCAGTGGCAAAGGCACATTGACTGTTATGGGTGCAATTGACAccaaaaaattctaaaattgttCTAATttacaccaaatttttaaatatatatacctttgaACCCAACTAATTGAgagtttgaatatattttaaacccATCAAACAATTTTCCTAGATCCGCCACTGACTATCGAACAAGTTTAGAAATTACCTGTTTCGTGTTTCACACATCAGCTGCACACTAATATCACCACTACACGAGCCAAATTTAACGATTTCAGTGTCAAACTGAAATCACCCACATTCATTTAGCCATTAATAATTATCATaaagtttttttagttttaggtttaacattattttgttaataatctTCTAGACATGTATTTGTTCATGTGATGGAATGATGGTTAATTTACCTAATTAGTTCACAAAACTCTACACTACAAAGAGagtagtattattttatttttgggcaAACGAgagtattatattatatatatatataatacgaGAGAGTATATTATACATCACATTTTTTATAGTATTATACGAATTGTTAAATAGTATAATTTGTGTTCAtaaatcgattaaaaactcattttactagagaaaaaaatacaaactagGTGGTTAAATCATACATAAACACCACTTAAGTATAAATgatacacaaacaaaacaatcttcCATTTTGTCGCGTTAGAATCACTCATAGTAACGTATCGAAAACCATGAGAATCCAATTCCTGTTGAGGTTTTTAATAAAGAGAAAACGAATTTGGAATCATAATGACATGAGAATATCCAAGAAGATTTGGAAGAGTTTGTAGAGTAACAAGAAAAATACTGCATGAAAAGAAAAGCTAATAGATTAGATTGTGAGGAACCCAAAAGATAAAGGGAAGAATCCCCTCTATTCAAGTGAAGTACCTTCCTACAATGATCAAAGCAACACCCCCCAATGAACCTATGCATACACATGTATATATGAACTatacatctcttcttctttcattctttttaaatgttttatttttcacttttcatgttttcttagCTTAGCAAGAGAGAAATTCTGCTCTTGAATCTCGATGGGTCAAAGAAGGACTCTCTAAAAAGGAAAGgtcaaagaactaataatacTCCCCATAAATTTGATCTTGAACTagtgaaaagaaacaaagaaaaagctaTTTGGACCCACCTCTTAAATCATTATACCTAATAGTAATACCAcatgataacttttttttccctATAAGCCAAATTATAATGATATGGTACGAAGAACATGTATATGTTTCGATGGATAATCACGGGGTTTTATAATTCAGAATATTTGAGACttataatttcaatttattCATTATGATGAttcacaaatataaatatatatatataattatttatgtgCATTTGAGttagaaaactaaaacaaaagggtcACTCAATTTCTGATTGTGTAAATATTCCACGACTTCATCACCTGAACAAcagagatctttttttttttttaacaacggAGATCTTGATCGCCGATAAACTTAAATGTCTCGTTATTAAGCTATCTCATTGTTTCGCaagcctctttttttttttttaaatgataaagtTGTTTCGAATAGCAAGTTACCTATCAATTCataacatttaatttatttattttttgaatatatataaaaaaggtgAAAATCAGATCGTCTTGAGATTGCCGAAACTTAGTTCGACTAATGAGACGACCACCACTTTCCAAAAGATGCTCTGTCGAacgtttatatttatttaatttataactcTAATTATTGTACGTAACctatatttatagtaatttgATAAACTCGAAACATAAAACCGTGATTACCCCGAGACACATAGCGTTACGTTTCGCCACTACATGCAAAGCTACTTACATCTCTCACGCGACCCAACCACCCGTGATTAAGACGCTACCACCCGCCTACACGTTCTAAACTCACGGGCCTTAACGGCGCGTGGTTGGATAGTGAATTTTGAGTAAACCAACCAATTTCTCACTAATGCTCATATATAAACTACGTAATTAACTACTACAGTATGGTACAAGATCGGCTTTCTGTAATTATACTCCGGGATTTGctttatttggaaatttaatttgtttttcagtagtatattttgaattaaaataccTCAAAAACATCtcaccaatatttttttttagaaattggaTGTATGTTTTATTGactcattttctatttttatatctatatatttctgAATATGAAATGACAATTCATAATCTAAACTACTAAGtcctttttccaatttttataccacaaaatttgatattaaatattatggatGAAATGACAATCCAATACTATAGTAGTATTTCTTAATTTAAgtaatacaaattattttatggTTCGTTTAAaggttgaaaaacaaaaagagaggaaaacaaACGAGCTCTAGATCATTTGCCAATACTCTATGTTTAAATCTTGcaataaactattttttctcttaaaatgTCATTTTCTATGAGATAGATTTTATAACACACATTTAATTATAGTTACAGCAAGTTCGTATATGCAAACATTTAGATGTTTTACTCGTTTTTATAACTCACTCGATTTTAAATACATTCTACAATACTTATAAAGTATTTTGACGTATGCGAGTTTGCGTGGACAAGAGTTAATTTACACAACtctaaaaaggaagaaaaacacaAACGGCTATacgcaaaacaaaaagaagaccGGCTCGTAGTCCAGTGCGAAAGCAATAAAACTACACGGTGTTTGATGGGATGATGCAACGATGATGATGTTTGGATTCGGTGGGAACCACAACGTTCCGAAAAAAATATCGCGAGTTCCGAGACAGAGATCGTGTTTTTTggtgacgacgacgacgagtaGTCTGATTACTTGAATTAATCCGCCACGTGGACACTAGCCGCGAGATTTAATTCTCCTCCGCATGCATGCATGTTAAAGGAGAGCAATCTAATGATAAGtcattaaacaacaacaactaaattTGTTTAACTGTAGactaacttttattttaatttaatgtaagTATGTGTTGGGTTTAGGAGTCGTCTTGGTCACAttaattgtataaaaaaaaacattcctcAAAAGTTACAAAACACGACTGGAATGTTTTCTCATCTCTGCCCTTTTGATGGATTCTGCTTTctctttattgttttattttatttttgaaaattctgtTTGTATGGTATGCGttcttaaaaaatgtaaaaatcatTATAGGGGCTAACTAAGAATGCTTTCTGCTTTTGAATTATTATACACACTTCTTAAAAACTAGTAATGTGTATATATTGTTGTTTATGCTCTATTAATTGGTGGTAAATCTATAGATTGAGTTTCCTATATGAAATCGAATATGTTCTTGAGTGGAAGGGTTGTTTCAGTCTACTATAGAAAACTGTACTATATCTTCTTTGTGCAAAACGTTATAATGTATTTGTCATTTACAATCACTTGTTAAGATGTTTACAATTTAATTatactactactttttttttttttggttatgaggACTTATACTGAGAGACTAAGTTGGAATTTAAGAAGTCTACATTTGCAACGTTTCCCTCGATTTActtattattatctttcaaaTTAGCCCCgtgaattttttaataaaacggtTAATAGAAAGATACAAATTCCAGCTGTCATATGTTAagaccagatttttttttttggtctacgGCTCCTGTAACTTCATGTTGTCCCCTCGAAAGCGTCTCTACTCTCTTCACATTTCCTAGAGATTTATGTTATGAACTGttctgtatcttttttttttataaaagactTCAGCTACAGTTTTTGTATTCGGTCA from Camelina sativa cultivar DH55 chromosome 9, Cs, whole genome shotgun sequence encodes:
- the LOC104710057 gene encoding GATA transcription factor 18, yielding MMQTPYTTSTQGQYCHSCGMFHHHSQSCCYNNNNSSNAGSYSMVFSMPNGGVFEQTGEDYHHSSSAVDCTLSLGTPSTRLCEEDEKRRRSTSSGASSCISNFWDLLHTKNNNSKTTPFSNVPPFSTNKPTRGCSGGGGGGDSLLSRRCANCDTTSTPLWRNGPRGPKSLCNACGIRFKKEERRTTAASGNTVVGAAPVQNDQYGHHNSGYNNYHAATGNNNTNGTPWAHHHSTQRVPCNYPANEIRFMDDYNGGVGNNGESDGAHGGVPCLSWRLNVADRASLVHDFTR